CCCGATGCGCATCGCGCAGCAGACCGAGACTCAGGAACAGTTGGAGATCGTCGGGATTCTGGAAGAAGACCGCGTCATTGTGCGGGAGGGCGCGCCGGTACAACGCGCGGGCCACGCGACCGACCAGCCGTTGTTTCAGGTTGCCCTCGGTGAACGCGTAACCCAGGCCGGTCATCAACGCGAAGAGGCGCGGCACGCCGGCCCGATGCGCCGCCAGCGAACCGTAGATCACCGATTTGATCGTGTAACTGAACATCAGGTCTGGCCGTTCGGCTTTCAGGAAGCGGGTAAAGAATCGTAAAAAACGGAAATCAGCGAGAGGATTCAGTCCTGTTCGCTTGAGTGGCATCGCGTGGAACCGGACGCCGATTTGTTTCATTCCCACGGGCACACCCGGATGAGCGTCGGGCGCGCAGGCGAGCACCGAATGGCCCGCCGCAACCAGCGTTTTCAACAAAGGCAGCCTCACGTTGATCAGCGATTCGGGAAAACTCGTGAGAACAACGATCTTCAAATCTGTTGGGCGCGTGCCGTCACGCGGCGTGTGTTGGTTTCGCCCGTTGTAGGCCGGGTCCCCCGACCCGGCGTTATTATCCGCCCGGTAAGGGTACCGGGCCTACATTTTCGCGTTCGGTTGTAGGCCGGGTGCTTTCACGCGGCGTGTTGGTTTCGCCCGTTGTAGGCCGGGTCCCCCGACCCGGCGTTATGATCCGCCCGATGAGGGACCGACTCTACGTGCCCGATGTGGCTCCGACCCGCATTGACGCCGGCCGCATCATAGCCCCATGCATATCATCATTTTCGCATTCACTCTATTGACATCAAATTTGTCGACCGCGATTTCACGACTACGATGACCCATCTTGGGTATCAAATCGGGATCAAGAATAAATCGCTCCATTGCCTCAGCGAGTCGAGGCGCGTCCTTTATCGGCACTAGAAATCCATTTTCTCCGGGAATCACAGTATCACGGCAACCAGGCATGTCTGTCGTAATGATAGGCCGCCCAACCGCCATCGCTTCGAGCACTGTTAGCGGAGTTCCTTCGCGGTAGTATGACGGCAGCACGAACACACTTGTATCCACCAGGTACGGTCGAACGTTCCTTGTGGCGCCTAGGTATTCAATAATTCCTTCGCTCCGCCATCGCTCAACCTGTTCCAGTTTGATTGCTGAGGGATGGGTTTCCAAACGACCAAGCAACCGAAAACTCGCATGGGGATATCGGCTCTTCAGTAAGCGCGCGGCCTCCGTGTACTCAACAATTCCTTTTTCTTTGATCAAGCGGGCCGTTAGCAAAAATACGGGCAGCTTTTGCGTCGTCGGCGATTCGGCGAACAATTCCAAGTCAACACCTGAGCCATTTATCCGCACTCCCTGCTGCTCATCACGCAATAGTTTCAGTTTTAAGAACAAGTTTTGATCGTCGGCGTTTTGAAAGAAAACCGCCTGATTGCTCCGGAGAGCAACACGATAAAGGAAACGCGCCGCAACATTGGTCAGTCGCTGTTTGTTCGTCTCGCGGCCGAAGGTATAACCCAACCCTGGAATAAGCGAGAAGACGCGTGGAACACCTGCCAAGCGCGCCGCGAACGAGCCGTAAATCACCGGTTTGATGTTGTAGCCAAAGAAAACGTCAGGGCGTTTCTGGCGCAAAAAACGGGAAAATGAAAGCACGAAACGCGCATCATGAATCGGGTTCATACGAGTACGCTCCAGTTGCACCGAATGATAGATCACTCCGAAACTTCGCAAGGCCGCCGCAATTTCCTCATTTATTTCAGGCGCGCAAGCTAAGACCTCATGGCCGGCGCCCCGTATCGCTCGGAGCAGCGGCCCGCGAATGTTTACCAGAGACTCGACGTAACCCGACAGGACGAGCAATTTCACCGGATTCGATTCTTTGACAACCAGTAAAGACAAACTGCAGGCCCCTTCCACAAGATCTGATCTGCAGCCGCGCCTGCCAGCCAGCGACAGTCAAAAGTCTGCGTCGAAAGAATTCTCAAGTACCGTTTTCAAAATGGTGATTAGAGTCGACCGGGATGACAGCGAGTCGAACGAAGTCCAAGACTGGAGTGGATTCACGTCGCGCACAGTTTTCAGATGTCAAATCACCTTTTCCATATCAATCAGGACGACTTGGTTAAACTTGCGCAAAACTGGCACTTTGTTTAGGGAATTCTCGATTCTGTCTGCCATAGTTAATAACGGATTGTTTGGAAACGGACCCAGACAAACTGAAGTAAATAAGGCAGTCGGCAGACTCAGCAGACCGTAGAACTGGACTTTGGTAGCGAAAATACTACTTATCCAGTTAAGATCATCATTGAGTAGAGGTTTCTCGTCCGCCGTGCGTGCGTTCGGCGTCATCCATCGATAAAGCCGCAGCAAAGGATTATGACCGAGTGGTTCTTCAAAAATCGCTCGTCCGTGCCGCTTCAAGACTCTTTTAATCTCGCGAATGGCAATCTTTAGATCCAGGTGATGGAGAATTGCATTTCCCATCACGAAATCAAAAAAATCGTTATCGAATGCCAGACTATGTGCGTCCATAACCTGAAACTTGAAGTTTCTGTCCTCGGCAAACCCAGCCCTTCTAGCGAGTCCGGTCGCCGATTTCACATAGTTCGCAGAGATATCGATTCCAAACACGAAAGCGCCAGAGCGAAGAAATCGAACTGCGTTCTCGCCCTTTCCGCATCC
Above is a window of Candidatus Angelobacter sp. DNA encoding:
- a CDS encoding glycosyltransferase family 4 protein, which codes for MKLLVLSGYVESLVNIRGPLLRAIRGAGHEVLACAPEINEEIAAALRSFGVIYHSVQLERTRMNPIHDARFVLSFSRFLRQKRPDVFFGYNIKPVIYGSFAARLAGVPRVFSLIPGLGYTFGRETNKQRLTNVAARFLYRVALRSNQAVFFQNADDQNLFLKLKLLRDEQQGVRINGSGVDLELFAESPTTQKLPVFLLTARLIKEKGIVEYTEAARLLKSRYPHASFRLLGRLETHPSAIKLEQVERWRSEGIIEYLGATRNVRPYLVDTSVFVLPSYYREGTPLTVLEAMAVGRPIITTDMPGCRDTVIPGENGFLVPIKDAPRLAEAMERFILDPDLIPKMGHRSREIAVDKFDVNRVNAKMMICMGL
- a CDS encoding class I SAM-dependent methyltransferase, coding for MEYESLQRRVERERKAHDVDDVLAKNQNIKARFSHYDSMPYLARRDTYVERVIAKFKGHRVLDYGCGKGENAVRFLRSGAFVFGIDISANYVKSATGLARRAGFAEDRNFKFQVMDAHSLAFDNDFFDFVMGNAILHHLDLKIAIREIKRVLKRHGRAIFEEPLGHNPLLRLYRWMTPNARTADEKPLLNDDLNWISSIFATKVQFYGLLSLPTALFTSVCLGPFPNNPLLTMADRIENSLNKVPVLRKFNQVVLIDMEKVI